Below is a genomic region from Streptantibioticus cattleyicolor NRRL 8057 = DSM 46488.
CAAGGTGATCCTGGAGGTGATCCCCGGCACCGTCGAGGAGTCCAACCCCTTCGACCACCTGTGGACCGACGTCGAGTACGCGGGCCACCTGCGCGACCTGGCCGCGGCCGGCACCCTCGGCAGCGCCCAGATCTTCCCCAGCGTCCTCGGCGCCGCCGCCGGCGACCCGCGTACCCGTTACGCCGACGCGGGGCTGCGCCCCTGGTTCGTCGTCTTCGACGGGGACGCGGCGACCTACCTCGGCGGCATCGACACCTCCTGGTACGACACCAACCACTACCTGCTCGTCATGACCGACGCGCAGAACGTCGCCCCGGCGCTGGACGACACCGCCCCGCCGGTCGACCAGGCCCGGGCCAGAGTGGCGCAACTCGCCGCCGCCCACGCCAGCGTCGTCTCCTGCGACTGGCGCGGGCTGACCACCGTCCTGCCCGAGGTGCTGCCCCGCGGCTGACCCGGCCGGGCCTGTCCCGCGACGGAGCCGGACAGGCCCGCCCGCACCCCCGCCCCGGTCGACCGGCAGGTGAGGCACCGGTGCCGGAACGGGCCGGGCGGACGATAATCGACGCCATGGGAAAGACCTACGAACGCATCGACGGAAGGCTCCGCGCATTCATCGAGGCACAGCCGATCTTCTTCACCGCCACCGCCCCGCTCTCCGGCGACGGCACGGTCAACCTCTCGCCCAAGGGCCTCACCGGCTCCTTCACGGTGCTCGACGAACACACCGTCGCCTACCTGGACTTCGCCGGCAGCAACGCCGAGACCATCGCGCACCTGCGGGAGAACGGCCGCATCACCTTGATGTGGTGCGCCTTCCAGGGCCCGCCCGACATCGTGCGGGTCCACGGCCGCGGCGAGCCGGTCTTCCGCGACGACCCGCGCTTCGAGGACCTCCTGGCCCGCTTCCCGCACCCCGACCCCGGCGCACACGGCGTCCGCGCCGTCATCGTGGTCACCGCCGAACTGATCCGCGACACCTGCGGCTACGGCGTGCCCCTCATGTCCTACGACGCCGACCGCGACCTGCACCGCAGACGCTTCGAGCGCGAGGACGACGACTCGCTGGCCCGCTACTTCGAGAAGAAGGAACACATCGCCACCAGCCTGGACGGCCTGCCCGGACTGCCGCTTCCGCTCCCGCCGCGCACCGTGCCGTCCGGCTGACGACAGGGCTAGCATCCGTCCATGGAAGCCACCGCCGTCTTCGACCCGTGGTCGCCGGAGTTCGTCGCCGACCCCTACCCGGGCTTCGCGCGGTTGCGTGAGGCCGGCCCCGTCCACTGGTTCGAGCCGTCCCGGCAGTGGCTGGTGCCACGCCACGCGGACGTACGGGCGCTGCTGCGCGACCGGCGGCTGGGCCGCACCTATCTGCACCGCTTCAGCCACGAGGAGTTCGGGCGCACCCCGCCGCCGCCGGAACACGAGCCGTTCCACGTGCTCAACGGCCACGGGCTGCTCGACCTGGAGCCGCCGGACCACACCCGCATCCGGCGCCTGGTCTCCACGGCGTTCACCCCGCGCACCGTGGAGGAGCTGGCCCCGACCGTGCGGCGGCTCGCCCGCGAACGGGTGGACGCGCTCCTCGCCGAGGGCGGCGGCGACCTGATGGCCACGGTCGCCGAACCGCTCCCGGTGGCCGTCATCGGGGAGATGCTGGGCATCCCGGCCGCCGACCGGGGCCTGCTGCGCCCCTGGTCGGCCGACATCTGCCGGATGTACGAACTCAACCCGGACGAGGAGAGCGCACGCCGCGCGGTGCGGGCGAGCGTCGAATTCTCCGACTACCTGCGGGGGTTGATCGCCCACCGGCGCACCCACCCCGGGGACGACCTGATCAGCGCGCTGATCGCGGCCCACGACGAGGGCAACCGGCTCACCGGACAGGAGATGGTCTCCACCTGCGTGCTGCTGCTCAACGCCGGCCACGAGGCCACCGTCAAGACGGTGGGCAACGGCTGGTGGGCGCTCTTCCGCGACCCCGGCCAGCTCGCCGCGCTCCGCGCCGACCACACCCTGCTGCCCGGCGCGGTCGAGGAGCTGATGCGGTATGACACCCCGTTGCAGCTCTTCGAACGCTGGGTGCTGGACGACATCGAGATCGGCGGCACCCGGATCCCCCGGGGCAGCGAGGTGGCGCTGCTGTTCGGCTCCGCCAACCACGACCCGGCCGCCTTCGCCGCCCCCGACCGGCTGGACCTCACCCGCGCCGACAACCCGCACGTCAGTCTCGGCGCCGGGATCCACTACTGCCTGGGGGCGCCGCTGGCCCGGCTGGAACTGGCCGCCGTCTTCGGCGAGTTGCTGCGTCGCGCGCCACGGATGCGGTTGCTGGCGGAGCCGGAACGGGAGGGCGGGTTCGTGATGCGGGGGGTGCGGGGGCTGCTGGTGGAGTGCTGAGCCGGCGCGTCCGGCGGGCGAGCGGCGGCTGGACGGCGGCGAGCACCAGACAGACCACGGCCGCCGCCGACCACAGGGCGGCCGGGCCCGCCAGACGCAGCAACCCGGTGCCCACCAGCGGGGCGCCGACCGCCGCGACGCCCCAGCCGAGTCCGTACACCGCCAGGTAACGGGCGCCGGCGCCGGGCGGGGCCAACTCGGCCACCAGCGCGCAGGCCGGCCCCTGCACCAGCGGCCCACTCAGGCCCCACACCACGCTCGCCGCCAGCATCGCCGCCATGGAGTGCGCCAGCGCGTACCCGGCCAGCCCCGCCGCCGCGAGCACCTGGCCGAGGGCGAGCAGCGCGGACGGCGGCAACGCGGCCAGTGGCCCGGCGCGCAGCAGGGGCTGGACGGCGACGACGGTGGCCGCCGAGACCGTGAAGAGCAACCCCGCGTCCGCCGGGCGCACACCGTGCCAGGCCAGCGACAGCGGAAGGGCCGTCATCACCTCCATGACCACCAGCGCGTACCCCGTGCCGCAGAACAGCGGGGCGAGCAGCCGCCGGCCACGCCACGGACCGCCGCCGGGCGGCCGGGGCGCGCGGTGCCGCGGACCCGCGGCGCGGTCGGGCCGGTCGGCGGGGAGGGCGAACCGGACGACGGCGGCGCAGACGGCGGACGTCAGCGCGTCGGCGACGAAGAGCGGACGCAGCCCCCAGCGGCCCAGCGCGGCGGCGAGCAGCCCGGAGCCCATGCCGCCGATCGCCGGCGCGGCGGTCAACAGGCCGTAGGCACGCACCCGTTGGGCGGCCGGCACGACATCGGCGACGAGCGCCTGGCTGGGCGGCTCGTACACCTCGAAGGCGAGGCCGAGCAGCACCGCGCAGACGGCCGCCTCCGGCAGCGTCCGCGCGGCGGCGACACCGAGCTGGGCGACGGCGCAGCCGGTCAGCCCGAGCACGATCGTCCGGCGCCGCCCGAGGCGGTCCGCGAGCCGTCCGCCGGCCAGCCGGGACGGGATCGTGGCCACCCCGAAGGCCGCCGTGACCAGCCCCGCGGTGCCGAGGTCCGCCCGCAGTCCGGTGGTGAGCAGCACGGTGAGGAACGCCAACGAGAACGCCCCGAGCTGGTTGACACCCCGGGCCACCAGCAGCGGCCACAGGGCCCGGGGCAGCCGTCCGTCACGCGTCATCGTCCCCCCCCGTATCCCGTCACCGACGAACCGGATATCGTCGGTGACGAACGCTAGGGGTGGCGGAGGTAACTGGTCAAGTGTTGTTCGACAGTCACATGGCGGTGCTGCTGGACGCGGCCGTCTCCCTCGTCAACGCGCTCACCGACGGCGCGGCGCGCGGCAAGCCGTACACCGCGCCACGCGGCGCACAGCTGCCCGGCGCCGTCGCCGCCGCGCTGGACGTCCCGGCCGCCGACCGGCACCTGCTCGGCCACGAGCAGTCACGCCAACTCGCCGACACCGCGGCGCGGTTGCGTGTCGTCTTCGAAGCCGTGCAGGCCGGCCGGCTCGACGACGCGGCCGGCACCCTCAACGCGCTGCTGCGTTCCACCGGGGCCCGCCCGCAACTGGACCGCGCCACCGGCGAGCCCTGGCAGGTGCACTTCCACGGCGCCGACGACTCCCTCGCCGTGGGGTGGGGCGCCGGCTGCGCCACCGGGCTCGCCATGCTGATCGGCGGCGGCCTCGCCGGCCGGCTCGGCGTCTGCCAGGCGGTGCGCTGCGACCGGGTCTACGTCGACACCTCACGCAACGCCGCCCGCCAGTTCTGCGGCACGGCCTGCCAGTCCCGCGCCAAGACCGCCGCCTTCCGGGCCCGCCGGGCCGGACGCGCCGAGCCCGGCGGCACCGCGGATGCGATCAGGGGTTGATGCCGTCGAACTGGAGGACCCAGTAGGGCGGTTGGTTCTGCTTGCCGTTCCACTGCGAGACCATCAGGGTCAGCGAGGTGGCGCTGGCGCTGCCCGGGTGGATGTAACCGCCGTAGAGGTAGGGCACCTGAGGCTTGCCCCAGTGGCTCGCCGGCCAGGTGTTGTTGCCGACGATCTGCGGCGTGGGCGCGCTCCACACGGCGTCCGGGCGGGGCGCGGTGCGCGTGCAGATCGAGTAGTCCTGCACGTCGAAGTAGCTCATGCAGTAGGTGTTGCCGATCCGCTTGACGGAGAACTCGCCGATGTTGTTCCCGGACAGGATGACCGACGGCGGGGCGGCCGTGGTCCACTGCCAGGAGCCGTTGAGATACGCCCAGTTCTGCTGGGCGCCGAAGTTCCCGGCGCGGAAGTCGTCCGGGCGGATGCGGAACAGCTGGATCGCCCCGCCGTCGGCGGTGTTGACGTGACTGCCGTTCCAGCGCTTGGAGAAGATGTACAGCCAGCCGTCCGGGTCGATGCCCGCGAACGACCACATCCCGTACAGCGACTGGTTGACCCCCTTGGTGTCACCGGCCCAGTGGTACGGGTAGTCCTGCCAGGTCACGCCGTAGTCGTCGGAGTAGGCGACGCCGGACATCAGCGAGCCGTCGTAGCCGGCCGGCGGCGTCCAGGTGGCCACCGAGGTGTACTGGATGTAGGTGCGCCCGCCGAACTCGATGCAGTCGTTGGGGATCCGGCTGAACTCCCAGCCGTACCCGTTGTCCTGCTGGTGCCGGTAGTCGAAGAGCTGCCCGGCGTGGCCGCCGGTGGGCATCGCCCAGGTGAACGAGATCGGGGTCGCCCCGGAGGCGTCGAAGTTCGCCTGGTTGAGCATCACCGGCGAGCCGATGTAGGTACCGGTCTGCTGGATGCCGGTCCACGAGTCGCCGAAGACGTAGCCCCAGCTGTTGTCGTGTTCCCGGAAGTAGGGGATGCCCAGGTCCCCGGAGCCCAGGCCCTGCTGGGACGCGGAGTCGCCGGGCTGGTCGCACAGCGAGGTGCCGCTCTGGTACAGCGGTGCCCTGGGCGCGCGGGTCCGGGCGGCGGCGGGGGTGGCGCCGAGCAGCCCGGTGCCCAGCGCCAGGCCCATGCCTGCCTTCAACGCCGTGCGGCGGCTGGTCGTCCGGGGCTCCGGCGGCGTCGTGCGGCGTTCCGGCTGCGATGAGGTCGACATCGGCGGGTCCTCTCCTTGGGGGGTCGGTCTCGGGACTCGGAACACACCACCGCCCGCCGACCGGCACCGAGGCCCGTCCGGCCCACGACATCCCCCCTGTCCCCTCGCCGACCGGACGCTACGGAGACGGTGCGCGGCGCCGCTGGGACATCACGGCCGGATGGCCGAAACCCCCGCGCACAACGGCCGGTTCGGCCCTCTTGCGTGAGCCTAGGTGCGGGCCGGAGTCCGGTGCGGCGGACCGGCCGGGTCGGGTTCGGCCGCGCAGCCGGGGTCGTCGTACAGACACGTCTCCCGGCCGTCGGCGAGCAGATGGATGTGCCGGCCCGCCGCGTGCGCCGCGGCGATGTCCGCCTCGGTCACCGGATCGCTCAGCAGGCACACGAGACCGTCCAGGGAATCCATCTCCGTAAGGGCTGTCCCGTAAATGATCTCTGACGGGTCTGGTGGCCTGCTGGTTTCTGCGTCACCCGGCAAGGACGAGGTTGTGCAGGCGGGCGATGCCGAGCATGGCGTGCTGGACGCCGTCGCCCTTCAGCCGGCAGTCGCGAAGGATCTTCCAGCCCTTCATCCGGGCGAAGACGTGCTCTACACGGGCGCGGACTTTGCGGTGGGAGGCGTTGTGCTCCTCCTTCCATTCCGGGAGTTCGGTCTGGCCCTTCTCGCGGCGGTGCGGGATGACCAGGCCGGTGCCCCGGTAGCCGCCATCTGCGATGACCGTGGTCTTGCCGACGGCGTCTTTCGCGCCGGACAGCTCCCACGCCTTGCAGTCGTTGCGGTTGCCTGCGACTGGTCGGCCGACCGCGACGACGAGCCGGGTGTCGGCGTCGATGACGACCTGGTGGTTGGTGGAGTACCGGTAGTTCTTGGACTGCTCGGCGATGGTGTGGTCACGGGTGGGAACGAGGGTGCCGTCCACGATGAGCACGGTGTCCTTGCGGAACCGCTTGCGCTGCTGGAGCGCGAGCGCGGGCCCGAGGTGGTCGATGATGCGGTCGGCCGCCGACTTGGACACCCCGAACAGCGGGGCCAGTTGGCGCAGGGTCAGGTTCGTCCGCCAGTACGCGGCGATCAGGAGCACGCGGTCCTCCAGCGGCAGGCTCCATGGCCGACCCTTGCGCACCGGGTCCACACCCTCACGCCGGAGCGCGGTGATCAGCTTGCCGAACTGGCGCGGGCTCAGCCCAGTGAACGGGGCTATCCAGGAGGGCTCAGACGCCGTGATCACACCAGACACAGCCAGATCATCTCACCCGTGACCAGCAGTTACGGGACAGCCCTTAGCCTGGCACGAAGCGGGCCGGACCCGCAGGGGAACACGCGCGTCCGCACGCTCCCCACGGGGCGGGTCACGCGGCGGGCTTCTCCCACACCGACACGTGCTTGCGGCTCTCCCCGGTGAACGGCGCCCGCGACCAGTCCTCCCACCGGTGCCGCAGACGCATCCCGGCCAGCCGCGCCATCAGGTCCAGCTCGGCGGGCCAGACGTAACGGAACGGCACCGACCGGTGTTCGGCGCGGCCGTCGCGGATCGTCAGATGGTGCGAGGTCATCGCCTGCGTGGCGGGGTCGTAGGTGTCGAACCCCCACCGGACCGGACCGGTGCGGAACGGCACCGCGGTCTGCCCGGGCGGCAGCAGGCGCAACTCCGGCACCCCGACCTCGACGATGAAGCAGCCGCCCGGGCGCAGATGGGCGGCGGCGTTGGCGAAGCAGGCGACCTGGGCGTCCTGCGACGTCAGGTTGTTGATCGTGTTGTACACCAGATACGCCAGCGAGAACGGGCCCGGCACCCGCGTCGTGGCGAAGTCGCCGACCGTCACGCCGACGGCGTCACCACCGGGTTTGGCAGGTCGTGCGCAGCCGGGCGACCATGGCGCGGGAGAGGTCGATGCCGTGCACCGCGACCCCGCGCCGGGCCAGCGGCAGGGCGATCCGCCCGGTGCCGACGCCGAACTCCAGCGCCCGGCCGTCCCCGGCCAGCTCGGCGAGCACGCCGGCCACCGGCTCCACCGCCTCCGGCCGGAACGTCTCCGCCTCCGAGGTGTCGTAACGCGCCGCGACGGCCTCGCCGAAGTACCCGTCCTCGTCCTCCATGAGCGCCGACCGTACGCCCGACTCGGCGGCGTGGCACGCGATTTACCGCGGCAGCGGGACGACGGCCACCGGGCAGCGCGCGTGGTGCAGGAGCGCGTGGGTGACGGCGCCGAGGTGGCCGTGGCGGCGGCGGGAGCCGAGGACGAGGAGGTCGGCGGCGTCCGCCGCGTGCAGCAGGGCGGGGGCCGCGGGGCCGGGCACCGCGTCCGCGCCGACCTCGGTGTCCGGGGCGGTGTCCGCAAGGCCCGCGGTGACGCTCGCCAGGAGTGCCTGCGCCCGTTGCTGGGCCCGGCCCGGGTCGAGGACCACCGAGATCCCGGAGAAGTCCACGTCCGGCTGCCAGGCGTGGACGACCTGGAGGACGGCGGACCGGGCGCGGGCCTGCTGGGCGGCGAACTCGGCGGCGGGCCCGGGGAACTCGTGGGTGCCGACGCCGAGGACGACCCGGCCGCGCGGGGGCGGCGGCTCCTCACCCCGCACCACGACCACGGGGAAGTCGGCCCGCGAGGTCACCCGCAACGTCACCGACCCCACCAGCAGCCCCTCGAAGCCGCCGTGTCCGCGCGACCCCATCACCAGCAGGGCCGCCTCGGACCCGGCGGCCAGCAGCGCCGGAACGGTCTCGTCGCCGATCACCTCGGTGCCGACCGTCACCTCCGGCCGGCGGGACGACGCGTGGGCGGCGAAGTCGGAGGCGAGCCGCCGGGCGGCCAGCCGGGCCCGCGCGAAGTCGTCGTCCTCGCCCTCGTACCGTTCCCACAACGAGGCGTGGACCACGCGCAGCGGCACCCCGCGCCGCGCGGCCTCGTCCGCCGCCCACTCCACGGCCCGGCGCGAGGGTTCCGAGCCGTCCACCGCCACCGCCACATGCGTCACCTGAACACACCGTTCCTCTCCGGGCGCCGACGGCCGGCCGCTCCGCCCGTCCCCGTGCCCGTCTACCCGGCGGGCACGGGGACGCCTCCGCGGACACCCTGAACGGCGGCAGGGCGGGGCCGGGCGCTACTCGTGGGCGAGCCACACCTCCAGGTCGTCCCGGCCGGTGCCGTCCACGGTGACCTGGGTGGCCACCGCCGGGTAGCCGCTGGCCACCAGGGTGTATTCACTGTGGGCGAGGTCGGCGAAGGCGTAGCCGCCGTCCTCCGGGGTGATCCGGGTGTCGACGGTGGTGCCGTTGGCGTCCAGCAGGGCGACCCGGGCCTGCGGCACCGGCCGCCCGGCGGGGTCGCGGACCGTGCCGTGCAGCCGCGCGCCGACCGGCAGTTGGACGTCGAGGACGACCGGGTCCACCCCGTCCACCGTGGTCTGCGCGGCGGCGGGCCGGTGGCCGGCCGCGTTGACGGCGACGGTGTAGTCACCCGGCACCAGGCCGGGGACGTGGTACTCCCCGCTGTCGCCGGTGGTGACGGAGGCCGCCACCTCACCGTGCGCGTCGGCCACCACGACCAGGGCCCGCGCGACCGGGGCGCCCTCGGCCCGTACCGTTCCGGACAGGGTGCCGTTGCCGGCGAGCACCAGGTCGGCCTCGGCGCCGGTCTCGCCGACGGCGAGCGTGACGACACCGGGCCGGCGGCCGACGGAGGAACCCACCAGCACGTACTGTCCGGGGGCCGGACGGGCGACGGCGTACCGGCCGTCCGGCGCGGCGGTGGCGTGGCCGAGCTGACGGCCCCGCTGGTCGACGAGGGTCACCACGGCACCCGGCACCGGGGCCCCGGAGGCGTCGAGCACCCGGCCGCCGACCACCGGGCCGGACGCGGGCGGCGGGGTGACCGTCGGGGCGGGGGTCCGCTCGGTGGCCGCCGGAGCGGGGGTGGGAGCGGTGGCGACGGGGCGGCCCCTGCGGTAGACGAGCACCGCGACGACCAGCCCGACGGCGAAGAACCCGGCCGCCCAGGCGTAGGCGGTGGCGTAGCTGTGCAGGGCGGCGTGGCCGGCCAGGTCGGCCGTGCCGAGGTGGTTCCTGGCGTAGTCGGTCGCCGCGGTGGCGGCCAGGGTGTTGAAGAGCGCGGTGCCGATCGAACCGCCCACCTGCTGCATGGTGTTGACGGTGGCGGAGGCCACGCCCTGGTCCTCACCGGCCACGCCGAGGGTGGCCAGGCTCATCGCCGGGGGCATCACCATGCCGAGGCCGACGCCGAGCAGCAGCAGCGGCGGCAGCACGTGCGCGGCGTACGAGCTGTGCAGGCCGAGCGCGGTCAGCCACACCATGCCGCCGGCCGCCAGCGCCATCCCGACCGGTACCACCGGCTTGGGGCCCAGCCGGGGGACCAGCATGTTGGTGGAGACCTGTGCCATCACCATCAGCGCGCCGACCATCGGCAGGAAGGAGAGCCCGGTCTTCACCGGGGTGTAGCCGAGCGTGACCTCCAGGTAGTACGTCAGGAAGAGGAAGACCCCGAACATCCCGGCGCCGGAGATGAACACGGACACGTACGAACCGGCGCGGTTGCGGTCGGCCAGCACGCGCAGCGGCAGCAGTGGGTGGACGGCCCGCGTCTGCCACCAGGTGAACAGCGCCAGCAGCACGCCGCCGGCGGCCAGGAACGCCCAGCACATCCAGTTGCCCCAGCCGTGCGTCTCGGCGTTGGAGAAGCCGAAGACCACGGCGAACAGTCCGCCCGCGACCAGCACGGTGCCGAGCACGTCCAGCTTGGGCCGGGCGACCGGGGCGCCACGGCGGACGAAGACGGCGGCGCCGGCGATGGCGAAGACCGCGATGACCACGTTGACGTAGAGCGTCCAGCGCCAGTTGAGGTGCTCGGTGAGCAGGCCGCCGAGCAGCAGGCCGATGGCACCGCCGGAGCCGGCGATGGCACCGAAGATGCCGAACGCCTTGGCGCGTTCCTTGGCGTCGGTGAACGTGGTGGTCAGCAGCGACATCGCGGACGGCGCCAGCAGCGCGCCGAAGAGCCCCTGCAACGCGCGGGCCACCACCAGCATGGTGAACCCGTTGGCGGCGCCGCCGAGGGCGGAGGCGGCACCGAAGCCGGCCAGCGCGATCAGCAAGGTGGTGCGCCGCCCGATCAGGTCGGCGAGGCGTCCGCCGAGCAGCAGCAGGCTGCCGAAGGCGAGCGAGTAGGCGGTGACGATCCACTGCCGGCCGTCGTTGGAGAAGCCCAGGTCGTGCTGGGCGGACGGCAGGGCGATGTTGACGATGGTGGCGTCCAGCACCACCATCAGCTGGGCGAGGCCGATCACGGCCAGCGTCCACCAGCGGTGCCGGGATACGGGTGCGGGCCCGCGGGCGGACGCGGTGGCCGCCGGGGCGTCGGAGCCGACGGATATGTCGACCGGTGCGGCGTGCATGGGGGTGGTTCTCCTGTTCCTGGTCTTCCTCACCGGTTGGTCCGGGACGGCGGTCACCGGCGCGTGAGCACCGGCAGCACCACGGCGTCGAGAAAGCGCTGGAGGTAGTCGGTGTCGGCGTCGAGCTGCTCGATGAGCGGGCGGGCGAAGACGGCGCCGCTGAGCAGATGGGGTACGAAGGCGGCGGCCGGGGCGTCGGCGGCGACCTCACCGCGTGCCACGGCCCGCGCCAGCAGGGTCCCGATGAGGTCGATCTCCGGCTGCACCAGGGTCTCCCGCAGCGCCTCGGCCAGGTCGGCGTTCCTGGGCACGGCGGGCGCGACGGCCCGTATCAGCCGGACGTCCTTCTTGGCCTCGCCCAGCCGGCGGGCCAGCTCGTGGAGGTCGCCGTGGAGCGAACCGGTGTCCACGTCGTCCAGGCTGAACGGCCGGCCGTGCCGCATCGCGGCGGCGACCAGCCGGGGCTTGCCCTGCCACTGCCGGTAGAGCGTCGCCTTGCTGCATTTGCAGCGCGCCGCCACCGCGTCCATGGTCAGCAGGTCGTACCCGTCCTCCCGGAGCAGGTCGAGCACCGCCTCGTACAACTCGGCCTCACGCTGCGGAGTCAGCCGGGTGCGACGGGTCGCGGGTGCCGTTGTCTCGGGCGTCGGGGTCACGTTCGTCCTATCGAATCGAAACCGTTTCGTACGCCCATAAGGTAAACGCTGTCGTTTCGAAACGCAAACGTTTCGCTGGAGGCAGGGTCAACTCCGGTGCCGATTAAGGCAGTTGCTTGACTTAGGGACCGGAGCGCGGGTTGGCTGGGCCCCGGTACATTCGCACCGGCGTACGAAGGAGAACGCAGTGAGCGAGGTCCAGGACGCGGAGACGTTGCGCTACCCGCTGGCCGGCCCGGCGGCGCTGGAGCCGCCGGAGGAGTGGGCACGGCTGTGGGAGGGGTGCCCGGTGGCGCGCGTCACGCTGCCCAGCGGCGACGAGGCGACGCTGCTCACCCGGTACGCGGACGTACGGCTGGCACTCTCCGACCCCCGGCTCAGCCGTGAAGGGTTGCAGCGGCCCGACGCGGCCCGGGTCGCGGCCGACGACTCGGGCGGTGTCTTCACCGGAGAGATGGCCAGGGCGCTCAACGACGAGGGGCACGAGCGGTGGCGCCGGATGGTCGGCAAGTGGTTCACCGCCAAGCGGATGGTGGCGCTGCGGCCCGGCATCGAGGAGACCGCCGAGCGGCTGATCGACGCCATGGTGGCACCCGGCGGCCCCGCCGACCTCGTCGCCCACCTGGCCTTCCCGCTGCCGGTGCTGGTCATCTGCGACATGCTCGGCGTCCCGGACGGCGACCGGGACGACTTCAAGCACTGGTCCGACGCCTTCCTCAATCTGACCCGCTACACCCGCGACGAACTCGCCACCGCCCAGCGGGAGTTCACCGCCTACATGGCCGCGCTCCTCGCGGCCAAGCGCACCCGCCCCGGCGACGACCTGCTCAGCCGGCTGCTCACTTCCACCGACGCCGACGGCGCGCCGATGTCCGAACGCGCGCTGGTCGCCACCGGCCAGGCACTGCTGCTCGCCGGACACGAGACCACCGCCGGCTTCATCGCCAAGACGGTGGCCCACCTGCTGGCCGACCGGCGGCGCTGGGAACGCCTGCTCGCCGACCCGGCACTGGTGCGCACGGCCGTCGAGGAGGCGCTGCGCTTCGACCCCAACAACGGCTTCGGCATGCTGCGTTACGTCCACGAGGACGTCGAGATACCCAGCGGCACGCTCACCCGCGGCACCACCGTGGTGTGCAGCATGCAGGCGGCCAACCGGGACGAGACCGCCTTCGCGGACGCCGGCGGGATGGACCTGGGCCGCACCCCCAACCCGCATCTGACCTTCGGCTCCGGCGCCCACTCCTGCCTCGGCCAGCCGCTGGCCCGCACCGAACTGCAAGCGGTGCTCCACGTACTGCTGCGCCGGCTGCCCACCCTGGAACTCGCCACCGACCCGGGCGCGTTGCGCGGCGTCGAGGGGCTGCTCACCACCCCGCTGCGCGAACTGCCGGTGCGGTGGTGAACATGGCGGGCCGCACCGTCCGCGCCGACCGGGCGGCCGGGACCCGGGAGGCCATCATGACCGCCGCCGAACGGCTCTTCGCCGAACACGGCCTGGTCGCGGTCTCCAGCCGGCAGATCAGCGAAGCCGCCGGCCAGGGCAACAACACCGCCGTCGGCTACCACTTCGGCGGCAAGACCGAACTCGTCCGCGCCATCATGCGCCGGCACACCGAACCCATCGAGGACATCCGCCGCGCGATGCTCGCCCGCACCGCCGACAGCGCGGAACTACGGGACTGGGTCGCCTGCCTGGTACGCCCCGTCCCCGTCCACCTGGCCACCCTCGGCACCCCCTCCTGGTACGCGCGCTGCGCCGTCCAGATCATGACCGACCCCATGACGCGTGCCATGGTCACCGACGAGGCCCTCACCCGCGACACACTGCGCCGCACCGTGGACGGCCTCGACCGCTGCCTGGCCGCCCTGCCCGAACGCGTCCGGGCCGAACGCGGCGAGATGGCCCGCCACTTGATCATTCACACCTGCGCCGAACGGGAACGCGCCCTCGCCGAAGGCACCGGCGCCCTCCAGCCCTCCTGGGAGGAGACCGCCACCTCCCTGACCGACGCCATCACCGGACTGC
It encodes:
- a CDS encoding universal stress protein, translated to MTHVAVAVDGSEPSRRAVEWAADEAARRGVPLRVVHASLWERYEGEDDDFARARLAARRLASDFAAHASSRRPEVTVGTEVIGDETVPALLAAGSEAALLVMGSRGHGGFEGLLVGSVTLRVTSRADFPVVVVRGEEPPPPRGRVVLGVGTHEFPGPAAEFAAQQARARSAVLQVVHAWQPDVDFSGISVVLDPGRAQQRAQALLASVTAGLADTAPDTEVGADAVPGPAAPALLHAADAADLLVLGSRRRHGHLGAVTHALLHHARCPVAVVPLPR
- a CDS encoding pyridoxamine 5'-phosphate oxidase family protein; this encodes MGKTYERIDGRLRAFIEAQPIFFTATAPLSGDGTVNLSPKGLTGSFTVLDEHTVAYLDFAGSNAETIAHLRENGRITLMWCAFQGPPDIVRVHGRGEPVFRDDPRFEDLLARFPHPDPGAHGVRAVIVVTAELIRDTCGYGVPLMSYDADRDLHRRRFEREDDDSLARYFEKKEHIATSLDGLPGLPLPLPPRTVPSG
- a CDS encoding IS5/IS1182 family transposase produces the protein MSGVITASEPSWIAPFTGLSPRQFGKLITALRREGVDPVRKGRPWSLPLEDRVLLIAAYWRTNLTLRQLAPLFGVSKSAADRIIDHLGPALALQQRKRFRKDTVLIVDGTLVPTRDHTIAEQSKNYRYSTNHQVVIDADTRLVVAVGRPVAGNRNDCKAWELSGAKDAVGKTTVIADGGYRGTGLVIPHRREKGQTELPEWKEEHNASHRKVRARVEHVFARMKGWKILRDCRLKGDGVQHAMLGIARLHNLVLAG
- a CDS encoding CGNR zinc finger domain-containing protein, with the protein product MAVLLDAAVSLVNALTDGAARGKPYTAPRGAQLPGAVAAALDVPAADRHLLGHEQSRQLADTAARLRVVFEAVQAGRLDDAAGTLNALLRSTGARPQLDRATGEPWQVHFHGADDSLAVGWGAGCATGLAMLIGGGLAGRLGVCQAVRCDRVYVDTSRNAARQFCGTACQSRAKTAAFRARRAGRAEPGGTADAIRG
- a CDS encoding DUF4185 domain-containing protein, yielding MSTSSQPERRTTPPEPRTTSRRTALKAGMGLALGTGLLGATPAAARTRAPRAPLYQSGTSLCDQPGDSASQQGLGSGDLGIPYFREHDNSWGYVFGDSWTGIQQTGTYIGSPVMLNQANFDASGATPISFTWAMPTGGHAGQLFDYRHQQDNGYGWEFSRIPNDCIEFGGRTYIQYTSVATWTPPAGYDGSLMSGVAYSDDYGVTWQDYPYHWAGDTKGVNQSLYGMWSFAGIDPDGWLYIFSKRWNGSHVNTADGGAIQLFRIRPDDFRAGNFGAQQNWAYLNGSWQWTTAAPPSVILSGNNIGEFSVKRIGNTYCMSYFDVQDYSICTRTAPRPDAVWSAPTPQIVGNNTWPASHWGKPQVPYLYGGYIHPGSASATSLTLMVSQWNGKQNQPPYWVLQFDGINP
- a CDS encoding cytochrome P450; this encodes MEATAVFDPWSPEFVADPYPGFARLREAGPVHWFEPSRQWLVPRHADVRALLRDRRLGRTYLHRFSHEEFGRTPPPPEHEPFHVLNGHGLLDLEPPDHTRIRRLVSTAFTPRTVEELAPTVRRLARERVDALLAEGGGDLMATVAEPLPVAVIGEMLGIPAADRGLLRPWSADICRMYELNPDEESARRAVRASVEFSDYLRGLIAHRRTHPGDDLISALIAAHDEGNRLTGQEMVSTCVLLLNAGHEATVKTVGNGWWALFRDPGQLAALRADHTLLPGAVEELMRYDTPLQLFERWVLDDIEIGGTRIPRGSEVALLFGSANHDPAAFAAPDRLDLTRADNPHVSLGAGIHYCLGAPLARLELAAVFGELLRRAPRMRLLAEPEREGGFVMRGVRGLLVEC